A part of Populus alba chromosome 8, ASM523922v2, whole genome shotgun sequence genomic DNA contains:
- the LOC118053153 gene encoding cytochrome P450 71B10 has product MALYDVPLWLPLILLLALLLLFMKKMEVMRQSEQLLPPSPPKLPIFGNLHQLGSLPHQSLCQLSKKYGPVMLIRLGRIPTVVISSAEAAREVLKVHDLAFCSRPLLAGTGRLTYNYLDMAFSPYSDYWRNMRKIVTLELFSLKRVQSFRFIREEEVGLLVNFISESSALAAPVDLTQKLYALVANITFRIAYGFNYRGTSFDRDKFHEVVHDAEAVVGSISADESIPYLGWIVDWLTGHRARTERVFHEVDTFFQHVIDNHLKPERIQEHDDMVDVLLRIEKEHTELGASQFTKDNIKATLLNLFLGGVDTVSLTVNWAMAELVRNPRVMKKVQDEVRKCVGNKGRVTESDIDQLEYLRMVIKETLRLHPPAPLLLPRETMSHCKVSGHNIYPKMLVQINVWAIGRDPRYWKDPEEFFPERFLDSSIEKGQSFEYLPFGSGRRICPGMHMGSITVEIILSNLLYCFDWVFPDGMKKEDIDMEEKAGVSLTTSKKTPLILVPVNYLQ; this is encoded by the exons ATGGCTCTCTATGATGTACCTTTATGGCTTCCTCTTATCTTACTTCTGGCACTACTGCTTCTATTTATGAAAAAGATGGAAGTTATGAGACAAAGCGAGCAGCTTCTTCCTCCAAGCCCTCCTAAGCTTCCAATTTTTGGCAACTTGCACCAACTTGGATCACTGCCTCACCAATCTCTGTGCCAACTCTCCAAGAAATATGGCCCTGTCATGCTAATTCGACTTGGTCGAATACCAACTGTCGTAATCTCCTCTGCTGAGGCAGCAAGAGAGGTCTTAAAAGTTCATGATCTTGCCTTTTGCAGTAGACCTCTTTTAGCTGGGACTGGGAGACTCACGTACAATTATCTAGACATGGCATTTTCACCATATAGTGATTACTGGAGAAACATGAGAAAAATTGTTACTTTGGAGCTCTTCAGCTTGAAAAGGGTGCAGTCTTTCCGGTTCAtcagagaagaagaagttggCTTGCTGGTCAATTTTATCTCTGAGTCATCAGCTTTAGCAGCACCTGTTGATCTTACTCAGAAATTATATGCTCTCGTTGCCAATATAACATTCAGGATTGCTTATGGATTCAATTATCGAGGGACTAGCTTTGATCGAGATAAATTTCATGAAGTGGTTCATGACGCCGAGGCTGTAGTGGGAAGCATCTCAGCAGATGAATCCATCCCGTATTTAGGGTGGATTGTGGATTGGCTTACTGGTCATCGTGCAAGGACTGAGAGAGTTTTCCATGAAGTAGATACTTTCTTTCAGCATGTTATTGACAATCATCTTAAACCTGAAAGGATACAGGAGCACGATGACATGGTAGATGTTCTGCTGAGAATAGAGAAGGAGCACACTGAACTTGGTGCATCTCAGTTCACAAAGGATAATATCAAGGCAACCCTCCTG AATTTATTTCTGGGAGGAGTAGACACTGTTTCACTGACAGTGAATTGGGCAATGGCAGAACTTGTTAGGAATCCAAGAGTGATGAAGAAAGTGCAGGATGAAGTTAGGAAATGCGTTGGAAATAAGGGAAGAGTTACTGAAAGCGACATCGATCAACTTGAGTATCTCCGGATGGTAATAAAAGAAACTCTGAGACTGCACCCTCCTGCACCACTACTTCTCCCACGAGAAACCATGTCTCACTGTAAGGTCAGTGGTCATAACATCTACCCGAAGATGCTGGTCCAAATTAATGTCTGGGCAATTGGACGTGACCCCAGGTACTGGAAGGATCCTGAAGAGTTTTTCCCTGAAAGATTCCTTGATAGCTCCATTGAGAAAGGACAAAGCTTTGAGTATTTGCCTTTTGGATCTGGTCGAAGAATTTGTCCTGGGATGCATATGGGATCTATAACAGTGGAGATCATACTTTCAAATCTCTTGTATTGTTTTGATTGGGTTTTTCCCGATGGGATGAAGAAGGAAGATATCGACATGGAAGAGAAAGCTGGTGTTAGTCTTACTACCTCTAAGAAGACACCTCTCATCCTTGTACCAGTCAACTACCTTCAGTGA
- the LOC118053833 gene encoding uncharacterized protein — translation MYQPLGVHRLIYRTRIASYVKAGLIDYAVKVFDEMTLSECRVFGIDYNRFIGVLIRHSRFDLAHHYYSKMAPLGFSLSSFTYSRFISGLCQTKEFTFIDNLLKDMEKLHCVPDIWAFNIYLNLLFRENREESALEVFGRMVERGREPDVVTFTIIIDSLCKMKKFDAAVQFWLNMLDKGIRPDNKACVALAVGLCDGGQVDLAYELIIGVISGGLSEVSTLVYNALISGFCRAGRIDKALAMVSFMSRTGCKPDLVTYNVLLNYCCNEFMFEEAVKLLKKMECSAIEPDVYSYNQLLKAHCKANHPDKAYLFMVTKMVPKGFCDVVSYNTIIKAFCSISNNRRAYKLFEEMGRKGIAPDVVTFTILIKAFLREGNSDIAKKLLDLMAGMGLLPDRIFYTTIIDHHCKSGKVEMAHSIFCDMVEKGITPDVVSYNALINGFCKSLRVGEVMHLYEEMLQRGSFPDEVTYKLIIGALVRENKLSDACRVWDQMMERGLTLDRGISEMLINAIQS, via the coding sequence ATGTATCAACCTCTGGGCGTACACCGCCTCATATACCGTACTCGCATTGCCAGCTACGTTAAAGCTGGTCTCATCGATTATGCAGTCAAGGTGTTCGACGAAATGACTTTGTCAGAATGTCGTGTTTTTGGCATCGATTATAACCGATTCATTGGCGTTTTGATTCGCCACTCGCGCTTCGATTTAGCCCATCACTACTATTCTAAAATGGCCCCTCTTGGGTTCTCCTTGTCTTCCTTTACTTACTCTCGTTTCATTTCAGGTTTATGCCAGACAAAAGAGTTTACCTTTATTGATAATTTGTTAAAAGACATGGAGAAACTTCATTGCGTGCCTGATATTTGGGCTTTTAATATCTATTTGAATCTTTTGTTTCGCGAGAATAGGGAAGAGTCAGCATTGGAGGTGTTTGGGAGAATGgttgagagagggagagagccTGATGTAGTGacatttactattattattgatagtttgtgtaaaatgaagaaatttgaTGCTGCTGTTCAGTTTTGGCTTAATATGTTAGATAAAGGGATTAGGCCGGATAACAAGGCTTGTGTGGCGCTTGCTGTTGGCTTGTGTGATGGGGGGCAAGTGGATTTAGCTTATGAGCTTATAATTGGTGTAATTAGTGGTGGTCTGTCAGAGGTTAGTACATTGGTTTATAATGCATTGATTAGCGGGTTTTGTAGAGCAGGTAGGATTGATAAGGCGTTGGCTATGGTGTCTTTCATGAGTAGGACTGGGTGCAAGCCGGATTTGGTTACATACAACGTGTTGTTGAATTATTGTTGCAACGAGTTTATGTTTGAGGAGGCGGTGaagttgttgaagaagatggagtGTAGTGCGATAGAACCTGATGTATATAGCTATAATCAACTTCTCAAGGCACATTGTAAAGCTAATCACCCGGATAAAGCTTATCTGTTTATGGTGACGAAGATGGTGCCAAAAGGTTTTTGTGATGTTGTTTCGTACAATACTATTATCAAAGCATTTTGCAGTATTAGTAATAACAGAAGGGCCTATAAGCTGTTTGAGGAAATGGGACGAAAGGGGATTGCCCCAGATGTTGTAACGTTCACAATACTTATAAAAGCTTTTCTTAGAGAAGGTAATTCTGATATAGCAAAGAAGCTTCTTGATCTGATGGCAGGAATGGGCCTTTTGCCTGATCGTATATTTTATACGACAATCATTGATCACCACTGCAAGAGTGGGAAAGTTGAGATGGCTCACAGCATTTTTTGTGATATGGTAGAAAAAGGTATTACTCCTGATGTGGTTTCATATAATGCCCTTATAAATGGATTTTGTAAATCTTTGAGAGTAGGTGAAGTTATGCATCTATATGAGGAAATGCTGCAAAGAGGATCCTTTCCTGATGAAGTGACTTATAAGTTGATCATTGGAGCTCTTGTACGGGAAAATAAGCTTTCAGATGCTTGTAGGGTGTGGGATCAGATGATGGAGAGGGGCCTCACTCTTGACAGGGGTATATCTGAAATGCTGATCAATGCCATCCAGTCATGA